The Planococcus versutus genome contains a region encoding:
- a CDS encoding nucleoside tri-diphosphate phosphatase — protein MAIPAEGETIQIHSYKHNGRIHRVWQETTVLKGTNNIIIGANERTLVTESDGRTWLTREPSICYFHAEHWFNIICMLREDGVYYYCNVSSPFVYNNGSLKYIDYDLDVKVFPDMSYTLLDEDEYEDHKRQMGYPEVIDQILYRNVDKLIGWIKQRKGPFAQDFIDVWTNRYEFHRLNRIRD, from the coding sequence ATGGCGATTCCTGCGGAGGGTGAAACAATCCAAATCCACAGTTACAAGCACAACGGTCGCATCCACCGTGTCTGGCAGGAAACAACTGTACTGAAAGGTACGAATAACATTATAATTGGTGCAAATGAACGGACGCTAGTGACAGAATCTGATGGACGAACTTGGTTGACGCGTGAACCTTCAATTTGTTATTTTCACGCAGAGCATTGGTTCAACATCATCTGCATGCTCCGAGAAGACGGTGTTTATTATTATTGCAATGTCAGTTCTCCATTTGTTTATAATAATGGCTCGTTAAAATACATCGATTATGACTTGGATGTAAAAGTGTTTCCAGACATGTCTTACACGTTATTGGATGAAGACGAATATGAAGACCATAAGCGACAAATGGGGTATCCTGAAGTAATTGATCAAATTCTTTACCGAAACGTAGACAAATTGATCGGTTGGATCAAACAACGTAAAGGACCGTTTGCTCAGGACTTTATCGATGTATGGACGAACCGCTATGAATTTCATAGGTTAAATCGGATTCGTGATTAA
- the fabL gene encoding enoyl-[acyl-carrier-protein] reductase FabL, with protein MTEQKVALVTGSSKGLGKALAIALADQGYDIVVNYARSKTAALETVKEIEARGQKALLVRANVGDVEKLRGMFQTIKEEFGRLDVFVSNAASGVLRPIMELEESHWDWTMNINARAMLFGAQEAAKLMDKGGKIIGISSLGSIRYLENYTTIGVSKAAVESLTRYLAVEMAPLGIAVNTVSGGALDTDALKHFPNRDDLLNDARLNTPAGRMVEVDDMVKAALFLISSDSDMIRGQTLIVDGGRSVVM; from the coding sequence ATGACAGAACAAAAAGTAGCATTAGTAACAGGTAGTAGCAAGGGGCTTGGTAAAGCGCTCGCAATCGCACTTGCAGACCAAGGATATGATATTGTTGTCAATTACGCACGCAGCAAAACTGCTGCACTTGAAACTGTAAAAGAAATCGAAGCACGAGGACAAAAAGCTTTGCTAGTGCGTGCTAATGTAGGAGATGTCGAGAAACTGCGTGGCATGTTCCAAACCATTAAAGAAGAATTTGGCCGTTTAGATGTTTTTGTGTCTAATGCAGCCTCTGGTGTTTTACGGCCGATTATGGAACTAGAAGAGTCTCACTGGGACTGGACGATGAACATTAACGCAAGAGCTATGTTGTTTGGTGCTCAAGAAGCTGCGAAATTAATGGACAAAGGCGGAAAAATAATCGGTATCAGTTCATTAGGTTCGATTCGTTATTTAGAAAATTATACGACAATTGGTGTTTCGAAAGCTGCTGTAGAATCACTTACGCGTTATTTAGCTGTAGAAATGGCGCCACTTGGAATCGCGGTCAATACGGTATCTGGTGGAGCGCTTGATACAGATGCTTTAAAGCATTTTCCGAACCGTGACGATTTATTGAATGATGCACGCTTGAACACACCGGCAGGTCGGATGGTTGAAGTTGACGATATGGTCAAAGCAGCGTTATTTTTGATTTCCTCTGACTCGGACATGATCCGCGGTCAGACACTAATTGTCGATGGCGGACGTTCAGTCGTTATGTAA